A single genomic interval of Sphingopyxis sp. CCNWLW2 harbors:
- the zwf gene encoding glucose-6-phosphate dehydrogenase produces the protein MSVKVETLVLFGATGDLAQRMLFPSLYNLHLDGLLADALTIIGSGRSKMDRAAFQAQVRDALTEHLLADRIEETGVAAFLDRIDYCAIDAGAGTGYDELAALLGDRMGRPIGVYLSTPPSMFGPIAQGLKAAGIACAECRIAMEKPIGHDLASSRDVNAQVGDAFAEDRVFRIDHYLGKETVQNLLALRFANMLFEPLWNAQAIDHVQITVAETVGLEGRVSYYDGVGALKDMVQNHMLQLLAIIAMEPPSSVSSTAVRDEKVKLLRSLRKMTAADVKAHSVKGQYTSGAVNGGAVAGYADELGNPSNTETFVALKAYIDNWRWKGVPFYLRTGKRMPQRKSEVLIQFKPVPHNIFARVGAGKLDANSMIINLQPEENIRVKVMAKQPGLDRDGVKLKEVTMDVSLSHSFAGERRRIAYERLLLDFIEGDQTLFVRRDEVEAQWQWIDSIRDAWAEVDMAPQNYTAGSWGPSSAIALIERDGASWHD, from the coding sequence GTGAGCGTGAAAGTCGAAACATTGGTGTTGTTCGGCGCGACGGGCGACCTGGCGCAGCGCATGCTCTTTCCCTCGCTTTACAATCTCCACCTCGACGGGCTGCTTGCCGATGCGCTGACGATCATCGGATCGGGGCGCTCGAAGATGGATCGCGCGGCGTTTCAGGCGCAGGTCCGCGACGCGCTGACCGAGCATTTGCTCGCCGACCGGATCGAGGAAACGGGCGTCGCGGCGTTCCTCGATCGCATCGATTATTGCGCGATCGATGCCGGTGCCGGCACCGGATATGATGAACTTGCCGCGCTGCTCGGCGACCGCATGGGCCGCCCGATCGGTGTCTACCTCTCGACCCCGCCGTCGATGTTCGGCCCGATCGCGCAGGGGCTGAAGGCCGCAGGCATCGCCTGCGCCGAATGCCGCATCGCGATGGAAAAGCCGATCGGCCACGACTTGGCCTCGTCGCGCGACGTCAATGCGCAGGTCGGCGATGCCTTTGCCGAGGACCGCGTCTTCCGCATCGACCATTATCTCGGCAAGGAAACGGTGCAGAACCTGCTGGCGCTGCGCTTTGCCAATATGCTCTTCGAGCCGCTGTGGAACGCGCAGGCGATCGATCATGTCCAGATCACCGTCGCCGAAACCGTCGGGCTCGAAGGCCGCGTGTCCTATTATGACGGCGTCGGCGCATTGAAGGACATGGTGCAGAACCATATGCTCCAGCTGCTCGCGATCATCGCGATGGAGCCACCGTCGAGCGTGTCGTCGACCGCGGTGCGCGACGAGAAGGTGAAGTTGCTCCGCAGCTTGCGCAAGATGACCGCCGCCGACGTCAAGGCGCATAGCGTCAAGGGCCAGTACACCAGCGGTGCGGTGAACGGCGGCGCTGTCGCGGGCTATGCCGACGAACTCGGCAATCCGTCGAACACCGAAACCTTCGTCGCGCTCAAGGCCTATATCGACAATTGGCGCTGGAAGGGTGTGCCCTTCTACCTGCGCACGGGCAAGCGCATGCCGCAGCGCAAGTCGGAGGTGCTGATCCAGTTCAAGCCGGTGCCGCACAATATCTTCGCGCGCGTCGGCGCGGGCAAGCTCGATGCGAACAGCATGATCATCAACCTCCAGCCTGAGGAGAATATCCGCGTCAAGGTGATGGCGAAACAGCCCGGGCTCGACCGCGACGGCGTGAAGCTGAAAGAGGTGACGATGGACGTCTCGCTCTCGCACAGCTTTGCCGGCGAGCGGCGGCGGATCGCGTACGAGCGCCTGCTGCTCGACTTCATCGAGGGCGACCAGACTTTGTTCGTGCGCCGCGACGAGGTCGAGGCGCAGTGGCAGTGGATCGATTCGATCCGCGACGCCTGGGCCGAAGTCGACATGGCGCCGCAGAATTACACCGCGGGCAGCTGGGGCCCGTCGAGCGCAATCGCGCTGATCGAGCGCGATGGAGCGAGCTGGCATGACTGA
- the edd gene encoding phosphogluconate dehydratase: MTDLNPVIAKVTDRIIERSAPRRAAYLDLMDRQREAGTNRGNLSCGNLAHAFAAAGEDKPVIRTGAAMNIGIVTSYNDMLSAHQPYGRYPEQIKLFAREVGATAQVAGGVPAMCDGVTQGQAGMDLSLFSRDNIAQGTVIALSHAMFEGALLLGICDKIVPGLLIGALRFGHLPQILIPAGPMPSGLANKEKQRVRQLYAEGKATRDELLEAEAASYHGAGTCTFYGTANSNQMMMELMGLHVPGSAFTNPGTKLRQELTRAAAHRVAAIGWDGDDYRPLARCIDEKAIVNAAIGLLATGGSTNHAIHLPAIARAAGIIIDWQDFDELSHAVPLLARVYPNGAGDVNNFHAAGGIGYVVRELLGAGLLHGDVLTVGGTMADYASEPVLVNDELHWQAAPAESRDDTMLRPAAAPFSPDGGMRLLAGNLGRAIIKTSAVAEDRWTIEAPCRIFDTQDAVLAAFKAGELERDVIVVVRFQGPRANGMPELHKLTPALGVLQDRGFRVALLTDGRMSGASGKVPAVIHLSPEALPGIDGVSGPLAFLVDGDIVRVCARKGEVLALVDPDVWAARSPAVPPPPAVGVGRELFALFRHHADEAEKGGSAVLAAMETVV; the protein is encoded by the coding sequence ATGACTGATCTGAACCCCGTAATCGCCAAGGTTACCGACCGCATCATCGAGCGCAGCGCACCGCGCCGCGCCGCCTATCTGGACCTGATGGACCGCCAGCGCGAGGCGGGAACCAATCGCGGCAATCTGTCGTGCGGCAACCTCGCCCACGCCTTTGCCGCGGCGGGTGAGGACAAACCCGTCATCCGCACCGGCGCGGCGATGAATATCGGCATCGTCACCAGCTACAACGACATGCTCTCGGCGCATCAGCCGTACGGCCGCTATCCCGAGCAGATCAAACTCTTCGCGCGCGAAGTCGGCGCCACCGCGCAGGTCGCGGGCGGTGTTCCCGCGATGTGCGACGGGGTGACGCAGGGGCAGGCGGGCATGGACCTGTCATTGTTCAGCCGCGACAATATCGCGCAGGGTACGGTGATCGCGCTCAGCCATGCGATGTTCGAGGGCGCGCTGCTGCTCGGCATCTGCGACAAGATCGTCCCCGGCCTGCTGATCGGTGCGCTGCGCTTCGGCCATCTGCCGCAGATCCTGATCCCGGCGGGGCCGATGCCGTCGGGGCTCGCGAACAAGGAAAAGCAACGCGTCCGCCAGCTTTATGCCGAGGGCAAGGCGACCCGCGACGAATTGCTCGAGGCCGAGGCTGCCTCCTATCACGGTGCGGGCACCTGCACCTTCTACGGCACCGCGAACTCGAACCAGATGATGATGGAGCTGATGGGGCTCCACGTCCCCGGCAGCGCCTTCACCAACCCCGGCACCAAGCTGCGCCAGGAACTGACGCGTGCCGCGGCGCATCGCGTTGCCGCGATCGGCTGGGACGGCGACGATTATCGTCCGCTGGCGCGCTGCATCGACGAGAAGGCGATCGTCAACGCCGCGATCGGCCTGCTCGCGACCGGCGGCTCGACCAACCATGCGATCCATCTGCCCGCAATCGCGCGCGCGGCGGGGATCATCATCGACTGGCAGGATTTCGACGAGCTGAGCCACGCGGTGCCGCTGCTCGCGCGTGTTTATCCGAACGGGGCGGGCGATGTGAACAATTTCCATGCCGCGGGCGGCATCGGCTATGTCGTGCGCGAACTGCTCGGCGCGGGTCTGCTGCACGGCGATGTGCTCACCGTCGGCGGGACGATGGCCGATTATGCGTCGGAGCCGGTGCTGGTGAACGATGAACTCCACTGGCAGGCCGCGCCCGCCGAGAGCCGCGACGACACCATGCTCCGCCCCGCTGCGGCGCCTTTTTCGCCCGACGGCGGGATGCGGTTGCTCGCGGGCAATCTCGGCCGCGCGATCATCAAGACGAGCGCGGTTGCCGAGGACCGCTGGACGATCGAGGCGCCGTGCCGGATCTTCGACACGCAGGACGCGGTGCTGGCGGCGTTCAAGGCGGGCGAACTCGAACGCGACGTCATCGTCGTCGTGCGCTTCCAGGGGCCGCGCGCCAACGGCATGCCGGAACTGCACAAGCTCACCCCCGCGCTCGGCGTTTTGCAGGACCGCGGTTTCCGCGTCGCCCTGCTCACCGACGGCCGCATGTCGGGCGCGAGCGGCAAGGTGCCCGCGGTGATCCATCTCTCGCCCGAAGCCTTGCCCGGCATCGACGGCGTCAGCGGCCCGCTCGCCTTCCTCGTCGACGGTGACATCGTCCGCGTCTGTGCCCGCAAGGGCGAAGTGCTCGCGCTCGTCGATCCCGATGTCTGGGCCGCGCGCAGTCCGGCCGTCCCGCCGCCGCCCGCGGTCGGCGTCGGCCGCGAACTGTTCGCGCTGTTTCGCCACCATGCCGACGAAGCCGAAAAAGGCGGATCGGCAGTGCTCGCGGCGATGGAAACGGTCGTCTGA
- the eda gene encoding bifunctional 4-hydroxy-2-oxoglutarate aldolase/2-dehydro-3-deoxy-phosphogluconate aldolase: MSDSGIEQIMRLAPVIPVIVIDRIEDAVPMAEALVAGGLKVLEVTMRTPAALDAIAAMKTVPGAVVGAGTVLNPRMLKDAIDAGSEFIVSPGLTDSLGEAAVASGIPFLPGVANASNIMAGLDLGLDSFKFFPAATSGGIPALKALAGPFGGINFCPTGGISAATAPEWLALGPVLCVGGSWVVPSGPLDPSRIEALAREAAALSRH; this comes from the coding sequence ATGTCGGATTCAGGTATCGAGCAAATCATGCGTTTGGCGCCGGTAATCCCGGTGATCGTCATCGACCGCATCGAGGATGCGGTGCCGATGGCTGAGGCGCTCGTTGCGGGCGGCCTCAAGGTGCTCGAAGTGACGATGCGCACCCCCGCCGCGCTCGACGCGATCGCCGCGATGAAGACGGTGCCGGGCGCGGTGGTCGGCGCGGGGACGGTGCTCAACCCCCGGATGCTGAAAGACGCCATCGACGCGGGCTCCGAATTCATCGTCTCGCCGGGCCTCACCGACAGCCTCGGCGAAGCGGCGGTGGCGAGCGGCATTCCCTTCCTGCCCGGCGTCGCCAATGCGTCGAACATCATGGCGGGGCTCGACCTCGGGCTCGACAGCTTCAAATTCTTTCCTGCCGCGACGAGCGGCGGCATCCCGGCGCTGAAGGCGCTTGCCGGCCCCTTCGGCGGGATCAATTTCTGCCCCACCGGCGGAATCAGCGCCGCGACCGCGCCCGAATGGCTCGCGCTGGGTCCGGTACTCTGCGTCGGGGGCAGCTGGGTCGTCCCGTCGGGTCCGCTCGATCCGTCCAGAATCGAAGCACTTGCGCGCGAGGCGGCTGCACTTTCGCGCCATTGA
- a CDS encoding HAD-IB family hydrolase, which translates to MEEVLASEPGPHIAALFDFDGTIISGYSATAMLREKFQRREMSVEEIAETAQVIAQHSLGTIGFSGLMSGAAKFMRGVDEESFIEFGEELYKKHIARKIYPETRAIIEAHQAKGHRVAIISSATIYQIEPTARDLGIEDIKCSAYEIEDGVFTGEIIRPLCFGEGKVLAAEELAAEYGLDLDQSFFYSDSDDDIELLERVGKPRPLNPNLKLKAIAEENGWPVQRFASRGTPSWVDYTRTIYATGSLVGAFAAGLPIWALTRSQREAANFSIGLFGDFATAITGVELEVEDEKNLWSSRPCVFIFNHQSKADVMILAKLIRRDMGGVGKKEIKDIPILGKLMEWGGTVFVDRADGKSAIKAMEPLVDAIKVEGKSICISPEGTRSLTPKLEPFKKGAFHLAMQAGVPIVPIVIHNATDVAPKNEFVMRPATVRVTVLPPVDTSKWSPRTINNHVRDVRNMFLRTLGQPEESAAESVAAETPSEAKAEKPKPKKAAEKKPAAKKKAPPKRPAARKGKTG; encoded by the coding sequence TTGGAAGAAGTCCTGGCGTCCGAACCCGGACCGCATATCGCCGCGCTGTTCGATTTCGACGGCACGATCATCTCGGGCTATTCGGCGACCGCAATGCTGCGCGAGAAATTCCAGCGCCGCGAAATGTCGGTCGAGGAGATTGCCGAAACCGCGCAGGTCATCGCGCAACACAGCCTTGGCACCATCGGTTTTTCGGGGCTGATGTCGGGCGCCGCGAAATTCATGCGCGGGGTCGACGAGGAAAGCTTCATCGAGTTCGGCGAAGAACTCTACAAGAAGCATATCGCGCGCAAGATCTATCCCGAGACGCGCGCGATCATCGAGGCGCATCAGGCGAAGGGACACCGCGTCGCGATCATCTCGTCAGCGACAATCTACCAGATCGAACCGACCGCGCGCGACCTGGGCATCGAGGACATCAAATGCTCGGCCTATGAGATCGAGGATGGCGTCTTCACCGGCGAGATCATCCGACCCTTGTGCTTCGGCGAGGGCAAGGTGCTCGCCGCCGAGGAACTCGCCGCCGAATATGGCCTCGATCTCGACCAGAGCTTTTTCTATTCGGACAGCGACGACGACATCGAACTGCTCGAACGCGTCGGCAAGCCGCGCCCGCTCAACCCGAATTTGAAACTCAAGGCCATCGCCGAAGAAAATGGCTGGCCGGTGCAGCGTTTCGCGAGCCGCGGGACGCCGAGCTGGGTCGATTATACGCGCACCATCTATGCCACCGGCTCGCTCGTCGGTGCCTTCGCCGCGGGGCTGCCGATCTGGGCGCTCACCCGTTCGCAGCGCGAGGCGGCGAATTTCTCGATCGGCCTGTTCGGCGACTTCGCGACCGCGATCACCGGGGTCGAGCTGGAGGTTGAGGACGAGAAGAACCTGTGGTCCTCGCGCCCCTGTGTCTTCATCTTCAACCACCAGAGCAAGGCGGATGTGATGATCCTCGCCAAGCTCATCCGCCGCGACATGGGCGGGGTGGGCAAGAAGGAGATCAAGGACATCCCCATCCTCGGCAAGCTGATGGAATGGGGCGGCACCGTCTTCGTCGACCGCGCCGACGGCAAGAGCGCGATCAAGGCGATGGAGCCGCTGGTCGACGCGATCAAGGTCGAGGGCAAGTCGATCTGCATCTCGCCCGAGGGCACGCGCAGCCTGACCCCCAAGCTCGAGCCGTTCAAGAAGGGCGCGTTCCACCTCGCGATGCAGGCGGGCGTGCCGATCGTCCCGATCGTGATTCATAATGCCACGGACGTCGCGCCGAAGAACGAGTTCGTGATGCGCCCCGCGACGGTGCGCGTCACCGTGCTGCCGCCGGTCGATACATCGAAGTGGAGTCCGCGGACGATCAATAATCATGTCCGCGACGTGCGGAACATGTTCCTTCGCACGCTAGGCCAGCCCGAGGAAAGCGCGGCAGAATCGGTCGCGGCCGAAACGCCTTCCGAAGCGAAGGCCGAAAAGCCGAAGCCGAAGAAGGCGGCCGAAAAGAAGCCGGCGGCGAAAAAGAAGGCGCCGCCCAAAAGGCCGGCCGCCCGCAAGGGAAAGACCGGCTAA
- a CDS encoding glycerol-3-phosphate 1-O-acyltransferase, with amino-acid sequence MADGTRRTSIVAEQAADRLYIIDARNGIERRLLLDWIHATSNDIGGDDEPAWASLDIEDGDHALPVDVLQARLGGAPSRQIVPLRVAWRIPGFDKNRALKFRHLIFGDPRHPGPLRARLILLRDRRRAQILVGEAATLDALRMRFCAQTGGGDGEGADSPEFAGFVARQAALALDVAERGIRGTRYKVPRFVADGLRTSPKFRAALAELAEKTGRPVADLYREARPLMKEVIARPSALFLDLRARLDRMMFGGYAPEMEIDAAELAKLRSILREHPTAILFTHKTYIDGATPSRLAYENDLPMLHSFGGANLDFAVMGEFFRRSGMIFIRRSFQDQPVYKLVLRHYIAWLLAKRFPLSWAFEGTRSRLGKLMPPKYGLMKYVLDAAHATGTKDVHFVPFVTSFDLIRDVEEYAAEQTGRNKKPESLSWFLGYMKSLKEPSGRIRLDIGNPVVIDVAPAPDDKRALETIAFAVAVEANRVTPLTVTSVMCLILLGMAPRGATSAELLGAIGAVTDWARARDIRLSSELESGDDAAFSATVDTLVASGLLTRYEAGSENVYSIDPAKHPMASYYRNIIAHHFLDRAMIELALFELRDADSGDATAAFWAKIDRLRDLFKFEFFYPPRDEHRAAIEAELARIDPVWDRRLASGDRGIAQLLRRCQPAVGHAILLPFAEAYSVVAELLARAKPGDAVDEQALLDAALAEGRQAYLLRRISSEAAIGKLLFANGLSLMRHMGLTTDATPVSLAARRALLMELRGLANVMETMRLSTVALADRLPGSGG; translated from the coding sequence GTGGCCGACGGAACACGCCGCACCTCGATCGTGGCGGAGCAGGCGGCCGACCGGCTCTATATCATAGACGCGCGCAACGGGATCGAGCGGCGGCTGTTGCTTGACTGGATTCATGCGACGTCGAACGATATTGGCGGCGATGACGAGCCGGCGTGGGCGAGCCTCGATATCGAGGACGGCGACCATGCGCTGCCCGTCGACGTGCTGCAGGCGCGGCTCGGCGGCGCGCCGTCGCGACAGATCGTGCCGCTGCGCGTCGCCTGGCGCATCCCGGGTTTCGACAAGAACCGCGCGCTCAAGTTCCGCCACCTGATCTTTGGCGACCCGCGCCATCCGGGGCCGCTGCGCGCGCGGCTGATCCTGCTTCGCGATCGGCGGCGTGCGCAGATATTGGTCGGCGAGGCGGCAACGCTCGATGCGCTGCGGATGCGCTTCTGCGCGCAGACCGGCGGCGGCGATGGCGAGGGCGCCGACAGTCCCGAATTCGCGGGCTTCGTCGCGCGGCAGGCGGCGCTTGCGCTCGACGTTGCCGAGCGCGGTATTCGAGGCACACGCTATAAGGTCCCGCGTTTTGTCGCGGATGGGCTGCGCACCAGCCCGAAATTCCGCGCGGCGCTCGCCGAGCTTGCGGAGAAGACGGGGCGCCCGGTCGCCGACCTCTATCGCGAGGCGCGGCCGCTGATGAAGGAGGTTATCGCGCGGCCGTCGGCGCTGTTCCTCGACCTGCGGGCAAGGCTCGATCGCATGATGTTCGGTGGCTACGCGCCCGAAATGGAAATCGACGCCGCCGAACTCGCGAAGCTTCGGTCGATCCTGCGCGAGCATCCGACCGCAATCCTCTTCACGCACAAAACCTATATCGACGGTGCGACGCCCAGCCGGCTTGCCTATGAGAACGACCTGCCGATGCTGCACAGCTTCGGCGGCGCGAACCTCGATTTCGCGGTCATGGGCGAATTCTTCCGCCGTTCGGGAATGATCTTCATCCGGCGCAGCTTCCAGGATCAGCCGGTCTACAAGCTCGTGCTGCGTCATTATATCGCCTGGCTGCTTGCTAAACGCTTCCCGTTGTCGTGGGCGTTTGAGGGCACCCGCTCGCGGCTCGGCAAGCTGATGCCGCCCAAATACGGCCTGATGAAATATGTCCTCGACGCGGCGCATGCGACGGGGACGAAGGACGTGCATTTCGTGCCCTTCGTCACCAGTTTCGACCTGATCCGCGACGTCGAGGAATATGCGGCCGAACAGACGGGCCGGAACAAGAAGCCCGAGAGCCTGTCGTGGTTCCTCGGCTATATGAAGAGCCTCAAGGAACCCTCGGGCCGCATCCGCCTCGACATCGGCAACCCCGTGGTGATCGACGTGGCGCCGGCCCCCGACGACAAGCGCGCGCTCGAAACGATTGCCTTCGCGGTCGCGGTCGAGGCGAACCGCGTCACCCCGCTGACCGTCACCTCGGTCATGTGCCTGATCCTGCTCGGCATGGCGCCGCGCGGGGCGACGTCTGCCGAACTGCTCGGCGCGATCGGCGCGGTGACCGATTGGGCAAGGGCGCGCGATATCCGCCTCAGCAGCGAACTCGAAAGCGGCGACGACGCCGCGTTCTCGGCGACGGTCGACACGCTCGTCGCGAGCGGGTTGCTGACGCGCTACGAGGCGGGCAGCGAGAATGTCTATTCGATCGACCCCGCCAAACATCCGATGGCGAGTTACTACCGCAACATCATCGCGCATCATTTCCTCGACCGCGCGATGATCGAACTCGCGCTGTTCGAGCTGCGCGACGCCGACAGCGGCGATGCGACCGCGGCCTTCTGGGCGAAGATCGACCGGCTGCGCGACCTGTTCAAATTCGAATTCTTCTACCCGCCACGCGACGAACATCGCGCCGCGATCGAGGCCGAGCTTGCGCGTATCGACCCCGTATGGGACCGCCGCCTTGCCAGTGGCGATCGCGGTATCGCGCAGCTCCTCCGGCGGTGCCAGCCGGCGGTCGGTCACGCGATATTGCTTCCCTTTGCCGAGGCTTATTCGGTCGTCGCCGAACTGCTCGCGCGCGCGAAGCCCGGCGACGCCGTCGACGAACAGGCGCTGCTCGATGCTGCGCTGGCCGAGGGCAGGCAGGCGTATCTACTGCGCCGGATCAGCAGCGAGGCGGCGATCGGCAAGCTGCTCTTCGCCAACGGCCTGTCGCTGATGCGCCATATGGGGCTGACAACCGATGCGACCCCGGTGAGCCTCGCCGCGCGCCGCGCGCTGCTGATGGAACTGCGCGGCCTCGCCAACGTCATGGAAACGATGCGCCTTTCAACCGTGGCGCTTGCCGACCGGTTGCCGGGTTCAGGAGGATAG
- a CDS encoding wax ester/triacylglycerol synthase family O-acyltransferase, whose product MLKQLSAQDAQFLYTQTANNLTHIMGVYIYDPSTAPGGFVRFKDIIRHVESRVHTSPLFKRRLHRLPFDMDHPYWVEDEHFDIEAHMSHARLPEPGDWRQFCIAVARWFSKPMDMNRPLWDIYIIEGLDRIPGIPKGSFAMLHRVHHAAVDGASGAHAFIAMSDIDAKGTPAIAEPPPVEELGKAPSSTETLSRAWSASMQSPVKFMNALMKMSPAIISSARKSIAEGGMTAGVPETRFNVPVGPHKMFDATTVALSDVAEIRKKVPGATVNDVVLTTVGGALRKYLAKHKELPKDSLVAVAPINLRGKGGKASKPGNQVSAMSVPVRTDIADPLARLAAIRDYTVEAKEAKAGVSARIMTDLSQHIPGATMAAVARLVTSERFAVRGTNLFISNVPGAQVPLYLAGAQLVQQHGMAPLANNMGLFVATPSYNGRIAFSLISERAVMPDIAFFRECIEESFADLMAAVPKPEKPKAATAEPKPVAKTKPKSKAVPKPAAKARVKPVAKANATGKNPKK is encoded by the coding sequence ATGCTCAAACAGCTCAGCGCGCAGGACGCCCAGTTCCTCTACACGCAGACCGCGAACAATCTGACGCACATCATGGGGGTCTATATCTACGACCCCTCGACCGCACCGGGCGGCTTCGTGCGTTTCAAGGACATCATTCGCCACGTCGAAAGCCGCGTTCACACCTCGCCCTTGTTCAAGCGCCGGCTGCACCGCCTGCCTTTCGACATGGACCATCCCTATTGGGTCGAGGACGAGCATTTCGACATCGAGGCGCATATGAGCCATGCGCGGCTGCCCGAGCCCGGCGACTGGCGGCAATTCTGCATCGCGGTCGCGCGCTGGTTCTCGAAGCCGATGGATATGAACCGCCCGCTCTGGGACATCTATATCATCGAGGGGCTTGATCGCATCCCGGGCATCCCGAAGGGCAGCTTCGCGATGCTCCACCGCGTCCATCACGCCGCGGTCGACGGTGCCTCCGGCGCGCACGCCTTCATTGCGATGAGCGACATCGATGCGAAGGGCACGCCCGCGATTGCCGAACCGCCGCCGGTCGAGGAGCTGGGCAAGGCGCCGTCGAGCACCGAAACGCTCTCGCGCGCCTGGTCGGCGTCGATGCAGTCGCCGGTCAAATTCATGAACGCGCTGATGAAAATGTCGCCCGCGATCATCTCGTCAGCGCGCAAGTCGATCGCCGAGGGCGGCATGACCGCCGGTGTCCCCGAAACGCGCTTCAACGTGCCCGTCGGCCCGCACAAGATGTTCGACGCGACGACGGTCGCGCTCTCCGACGTCGCCGAGATCCGCAAGAAGGTGCCCGGCGCAACGGTCAACGACGTCGTGCTCACCACCGTTGGCGGGGCGCTCAGGAAATATCTCGCGAAGCACAAGGAATTACCGAAAGACAGCCTCGTCGCGGTCGCGCCGATCAATTTGCGCGGGAAGGGCGGAAAAGCCTCGAAGCCGGGTAATCAGGTGTCGGCGATGAGCGTGCCGGTGCGCACCGACATCGCCGACCCGCTCGCGCGCCTCGCGGCGATCCGCGACTATACGGTCGAGGCGAAGGAGGCGAAGGCGGGGGTCAGCGCGCGCATTATGACCGACCTGTCACAGCATATTCCGGGCGCGACGATGGCGGCGGTCGCGCGCCTCGTCACCAGCGAGCGCTTCGCGGTGCGCGGCACCAACCTGTTCATCTCGAACGTGCCCGGCGCGCAGGTACCGCTCTATCTTGCGGGCGCACAGCTCGTGCAGCAGCACGGCATGGCGCCGCTCGCGAACAATATGGGGCTGTTCGTCGCGACCCCCAGCTATAATGGCCGCATCGCCTTTTCGCTGATCTCAGAGCGTGCGGTGATGCCCGACATCGCCTTTTTCCGCGAATGCATCGAGGAAAGTTTCGCCGACCTGATGGCAGCGGTGCCGAAGCCCGAAAAGCCCAAAGCCGCTACGGCAGAGCCGAAACCCGTGGCCAAGACCAAGCCGAAATCCAAAGCCGTCCCGAAACCTGCTGCGAAGGCCAGGGTGAAACCGGTTGCTAAAGCGAACGCAACCGGCAAGAATCCGAAAAAATAA
- a CDS encoding DUF3336 domain-containing protein, giving the protein MLFTSTLSADRDLVIAPDYAAWSNAAREHDRKSGLQAWRDADESKHFDYKAIRARLEKLRKLSAAGDVKGLLFVLNEGIHGNIDGMGHERLYQKARFGTKKLVEDYVAEVVASLDKIATARSITREEKRDFFRRAQHCYGRSALLLSGSGSFLFFHIGVVKALWEEGVLPAIMSGASGGSIVAAIVCTRKNADIGAFLESNRLANPDRDPEQRRLAPDEVRERLADLIPDLTFQEAYEVSGRHLNVSVAPAEKHQNGRLLNAITAPNVLIREAVLASCAVPGVFPPVMLMARDDKSERIPYQPDRRWVDGSVTHDIPTKRLERLYGVNHHIVSQANPIALPFATDTRKQMAPIEAIQHASMATFKAWLNANMVIFQKPLELIPPLNSIANMARSVINQEYTGDINIIRPPKFWSPTKILSDLGQEDIDELIDTGERTAWPKVEMVRTQTAISRALEAILAKIDKAGDDGPGHRSAALKKAVR; this is encoded by the coding sequence ATGCTCTTCACCTCGACGCTCAGCGCCGACCGCGATCTGGTGATCGCGCCCGATTATGCCGCATGGAGCAACGCCGCACGCGAACATGACCGGAAATCGGGATTGCAGGCGTGGCGCGACGCCGACGAAAGCAAGCATTTCGATTATAAGGCGATCCGCGCGCGGCTCGAAAAGCTGCGCAAGCTGTCAGCGGCGGGTGACGTCAAGGGGCTGCTCTTCGTCCTCAACGAGGGCATCCACGGCAATATCGACGGCATGGGGCACGAGCGCCTCTATCAAAAGGCCCGCTTCGGCACAAAGAAGCTGGTCGAGGATTATGTCGCCGAGGTCGTCGCGTCGCTCGACAAGATCGCGACCGCGCGCAGCATCACCCGCGAGGAAAAGCGCGATTTCTTCCGCCGCGCGCAGCATTGCTATGGCCGCTCGGCGCTTTTGCTTTCGGGTTCGGGCAGCTTCCTGTTTTTCCACATCGGCGTGGTGAAGGCGCTCTGGGAAGAAGGCGTGCTGCCCGCGATCATGTCGGGCGCGAGCGGCGGGTCGATCGTCGCCGCCATCGTCTGCACGCGCAAGAACGCCGACATCGGCGCCTTCCTCGAAAGCAACCGCCTCGCCAACCCCGACCGCGATCCCGAACAAAGGCGCCTCGCGCCCGACGAGGTGCGCGAGCGCCTCGCCGATCTGATCCCCGACCTGACCTTTCAGGAAGCCTATGAGGTCAGCGGCCGCCACCTCAACGTCTCGGTCGCGCCCGCCGAAAAGCATCAGAACGGCCGGCTATTGAACGCGATCACCGCGCCGAATGTGCTGATCCGTGAAGCCGTGCTCGCGTCGTGCGCGGTACCTGGCGTGTTCCCGCCGGTGATGCTGATGGCGCGCGACGACAAGAGCGAACGCATCCCTTACCAGCCCGACCGGCGCTGGGTCGACGGCTCGGTGACGCACGATATCCCGACCAAGCGGCTCGAACGCCTTTACGGGGTCAACCATCATATCGTCAGCCAGGCGAACCCGATCGCGCTGCCCTTCGCGACCGACACGCGCAAGCAGATGGCGCCGATCGAGGCGATCCAGCATGCGTCGATGGCGACGTTCAAGGCGTGGCTCAACGCGAATATGGTGATTTTCCAGAAGCCGCTCGAGCTGATCCCGCCGCTCAATAGCATTGCGAACATGGCGCGCTCGGTGATCAACCAGGAATATACCGGCGACATCAACATCATCCGCCCGCCCAAATTCTGGTCGCCGACCAAAATTCTGAGCGATCTGGGGCAGGAGGATATCGACGAATTGATTGACACCGGCGAGCGCACCGCATGGCCCAAGGTTGAAATGGTCCGCACCCAGACCGCGATCAGCCGCGCGCTCGAAGCGATCCTCGCCAAGATCGACAAGGCAGGCGACGACGGTCCCGGGCACCGCAGCGCCGCGCTGAAGAAGGCGGTTCGCTGA